A single window of Paenibacillus sp. SYP-B4298 DNA harbors:
- a CDS encoding PP2C family protein-serine/threonine phosphatase encodes MRKENSEFLTAFVSEAGTSLHNRDYFAYTELDDLACYVIADGLDTDKEVYSAQLVVKSILKQFMDKPSMSPRRLRGWMQTAHRLLQTESTRVRLKAGIAVIVTNYSQVVWAVAGHCRIYLFRNRRLHARSEDQSLSWQLAREEAVAEDRLNRHEERHNLLHYAGQPGEFRPYISRKQRLSDGDVLMMCTPGMWENVDSPELMDAVAEAQDHISLADTMEELLLSKQQNKIPNYTICSIFVNKAFQEDPKKRAKLVKRLLLILIPLLLVGSGATYMTYRSIVKKAESIESMFEHARNAEVFVEDGDYPNAVKEFSEARNAAKRVKDRLHLELYDKKQRISQLIVTGDGSLKDGDYVQALTSYRKAQQEAKGDALFDAAMIERKIAQAESVQQVLDWMKEGDLRAEAQDYEAARQLYSRARKAAIDASYSSGEKELKAKLEDAEQKLRAIERELKLIGGEKLEKQAELSDAEGDYAAAVQAYSAAQEIYQSVGMLEKVLATERKIAKAQEQLQAEQRARTEASKEEEARRLEAKGDGEYGTNQYASALATYKLAQKLYQELALLDDVLNVGEKLLKADEKLQEALAAADGGSGSGSGSSSRAQGGDDT; translated from the coding sequence ATGCGCAAGGAGAACAGCGAATTTCTGACAGCCTTTGTCTCGGAAGCAGGCACCTCGCTTCATAATCGGGATTACTTTGCCTATACGGAGCTGGATGATCTGGCCTGTTATGTCATTGCGGATGGTCTGGATACGGACAAGGAGGTATACAGCGCGCAGCTTGTAGTCAAGAGCATACTCAAGCAATTCATGGATAAGCCGTCCATGTCCCCCAGGCGGCTGCGAGGCTGGATGCAGACGGCGCATCGGCTGCTCCAGACCGAGAGCACGCGAGTTCGGCTGAAGGCGGGCATCGCCGTCATCGTCACCAACTACTCGCAGGTCGTCTGGGCGGTCGCAGGCCACTGCCGAATCTATCTGTTCCGCAACCGCAGACTCCATGCGCGCAGCGAGGATCAGAGCCTCTCCTGGCAGCTAGCGAGGGAGGAGGCTGTCGCGGAGGATCGGCTGAATCGCCATGAGGAGCGGCATAATCTGCTGCATTACGCAGGGCAGCCGGGGGAGTTCAGACCGTACATTTCCCGTAAGCAACGGCTTAGCGACGGTGATGTGCTGATGATGTGCACGCCGGGCATGTGGGAGAATGTGGACTCGCCCGAGCTGATGGATGCGGTAGCCGAAGCACAGGATCACATAAGTCTGGCCGATACGATGGAGGAGCTGCTGCTCAGTAAACAACAAAATAAAATACCTAATTATACAATATGCTCAATATTTGTAAATAAAGCATTCCAAGAGGACCCGAAGAAGCGGGCCAAGCTGGTCAAGCGGCTATTGCTTATACTGATCCCGCTGCTGCTCGTGGGAAGCGGGGCGACTTATATGACGTATCGCAGCATCGTTAAGAAGGCGGAGTCGATCGAGAGCATGTTCGAGCATGCGCGCAATGCAGAGGTGTTCGTCGAGGATGGCGACTATCCGAATGCGGTGAAGGAGTTCAGCGAGGCGCGCAACGCAGCCAAGCGGGTCAAGGACAGGCTTCATCTGGAGCTGTATGACAAGAAGCAGCGTATCTCACAGCTAATCGTCACCGGAGACGGATCACTGAAGGATGGCGACTACGTTCAGGCGCTAACCAGCTACAGGAAGGCTCAGCAGGAGGCCAAAGGGGACGCATTGTTCGATGCGGCCATGATCGAGCGCAAGATTGCTCAGGCGGAGTCGGTGCAGCAGGTGCTGGACTGGATGAAGGAGGGGGATCTGAGGGCAGAGGCCCAGGATTATGAGGCGGCGCGACAACTGTATTCTCGTGCGCGCAAGGCAGCGATCGATGCCTCCTATTCAAGCGGGGAGAAGGAGCTGAAGGCCAAGCTGGAGGATGCGGAGCAGAAGCTGAGGGCGATCGAGCGGGAGTTGAAGCTAATAGGCGGCGAAAAGCTGGAGAAGCAGGCTGAGCTGAGCGATGCGGAGGGGGATTATGCAGCGGCTGTGCAAGCCTATTCTGCTGCGCAGGAGATCTACCAGAGTGTAGGCATGCTCGAGAAGGTGCTGGCGACCGAACGGAAAATTGCCAAGGCGCAGGAGCAACTGCAGGCTGAGCAACGGGCTCGGACAGAGGCGAGCAAGGAGGAAGAGGCGCGCAGGCTGGAGGCTAAGGGAGATGGGGAATATGGCACGAATCAATATGCCTCGGCGCTGGCAACGTATAAGCTGGCCCAGAAGCTGTATCAGGAGCTTGCCCTGCTCGACGATGTGTTGAATGTCGGCGAGAAGCTGCTCAAGGCTGATGAGAAGCTGCAGGAGGCGCTGGCTGCGGCAGACGGCGGCAGTGGAAGTGGAAGTGGAAGTAGCAGTAGAGCCCAGGGTGGAGATGACACATAG
- a CDS encoding normocyte-binding protein has product MKELIMDRLNRMEDLEQRRLLKNVMTGLFMNLVEYQEEKNRELEQRIFAEVEDHEERHDIYASLCSREAVDPIHEFLYPMLPEDMEEERDLLTDLTELADKLRSKEEVVLTTIFLECGYSMLRGLEEQERLFQGELATTEGSYPIQVRLRKSQRYMNEVERLYEIFQQNGVPWRTVHHPYIHKFYEVLLVSCDAVPQEHETVRELTVLLEEFEPYKRLGMVPLWNIERLQLRNAGFPVPAEDRIHYEHVLSLRKTGTEHGYLVHADKHMVRYIKRMPAELVVVSPNDSSGDWEVLKLTRPKDGLTSMTEYELVSNRRKSSFIGRYAGKRVIRSKGELLRIANSFEAADDLELEDIQLLEGTEKVEREEPIGKVGGMEHAELSRQMERGDSKKGTQQGESAHVPMHVPMHVPMDGNKHAGECYKGGCCTYSLNDFVSDSIRTDNGRRTLRLTFSKRPGVSDHFILQDTMSFIVSELQMHFPEYRCEGEWA; this is encoded by the coding sequence ATGAAGGAGCTGATTATGGATCGGCTGAACCGGATGGAGGATCTGGAGCAGCGCAGACTGCTCAAGAACGTCATGACCGGACTGTTTATGAATCTGGTGGAGTATCAGGAGGAGAAAAACCGCGAGCTGGAGCAACGGATATTTGCCGAGGTGGAGGATCATGAGGAACGTCATGACATCTATGCATCGTTGTGCTCCAGGGAGGCCGTGGACCCGATTCATGAGTTTCTGTATCCGATGCTGCCGGAGGATATGGAGGAGGAACGCGACCTGCTAACCGATCTGACGGAGCTTGCGGATAAGCTGCGAAGCAAAGAGGAAGTGGTGCTGACGACTATCTTTTTGGAGTGTGGCTATAGCATGCTGCGCGGTCTGGAGGAGCAGGAACGGCTGTTTCAAGGCGAACTGGCAACGACAGAGGGCAGCTATCCGATCCAGGTCAGGCTGCGCAAGAGCCAGCGGTATATGAACGAGGTGGAGCGGCTGTATGAGATTTTTCAGCAAAATGGGGTGCCGTGGAGGACGGTCCATCATCCTTATATTCACAAATTTTATGAGGTGCTGCTGGTTTCCTGCGATGCTGTGCCCCAGGAGCATGAGACGGTAAGGGAGCTTACTGTGCTGCTGGAGGAATTTGAGCCTTACAAACGGCTAGGTATGGTTCCGCTGTGGAATATCGAACGGTTACAGTTGCGCAATGCCGGGTTCCCCGTGCCTGCGGAGGATCGGATTCATTATGAGCATGTGCTGTCCTTGCGCAAGACGGGGACGGAGCATGGTTATCTGGTTCATGCCGACAAGCATATGGTGCGCTATATTAAGCGAATGCCAGCAGAACTGGTTGTTGTCTCCCCGAATGACAGCTCGGGTGACTGGGAGGTGCTGAAGCTGACGCGACCGAAGGATGGTCTGACTTCTATGACCGAATATGAGCTGGTATCCAATCGCCGCAAGAGCAGCTTTATCGGCAGATATGCAGGCAAGAGGGTCATTCGTTCCAAGGGAGAGCTGCTGCGCATCGCCAACTCCTTCGAGGCGGCAGATGATCTGGAGCTGGAGGATATTCAACTGCTGGAGGGAACCGAGAAAGTGGAGCGCGAGGAGCCGATCGGGAAGGTCGGGGGAATGGAACACGCGGAGCTGAGTCGGCAGATGGAACGTGGGGACTCGAAGAAGGGGACACAGCAAGGCGAGTCGGCACATGTACCGATGCATGTACCGATGCATGTACCGATGGATGGCAATAAACATGCAGGCGAGTGCTATAAGGGCGGCTGCTGTACATACAGCCTCAATGATTTTGTAAGCGACAGCATTCGCACCGATAATGGCAGGCGGACGCTGCGGCTCACGTTCAGCAAACGACCGGGTGTGTCGGATCATTTTATTTTGCAGGATACGATGAGCTTTATTGTGTCGGAGCTGCAGATGCATTTTCCAGAGTATCGCTGTGAAGGAGAATGGGCTTGA
- a CDS encoding iron-dependent peroxidase: MGLNYIWDAVIQTERQGMPRKWLRFRPAEIFSPYMELSPVHLNARQVEQTIDVNPYYRFYELFKELFDANLEEAPELRETLFDLVLHFLAELDLQQGMNKREYYIRFVLADLDSGRFGAKVSRGMKLFSRDERDRVAGNVLRLYETGEALYLLRDTLRYVFPQSTLYAHCEERDELLLYIGRENNERTRAKAGVIMDLFLPEHFRTELYWEAHFGIVDVEETMRMDAIALY; this comes from the coding sequence ATGGGCTTGAATTACATATGGGATGCGGTCATTCAGACCGAGCGCCAGGGGATGCCCAGGAAGTGGCTGAGGTTTCGGCCCGCTGAGATATTTTCCCCTTACATGGAGCTGAGTCCGGTTCATCTGAACGCCCGCCAGGTGGAGCAGACCATCGATGTGAATCCGTATTATCGCTTCTATGAGCTGTTTAAGGAGCTGTTCGATGCCAATCTGGAGGAAGCGCCTGAGCTTCGGGAGACGTTATTTGATCTGGTCCTTCATTTTCTGGCGGAGCTGGATCTTCAGCAGGGGATGAACAAGCGGGAGTATTACATCCGGTTTGTACTGGCGGATCTGGATTCCGGTCGATTCGGAGCCAAGGTGAGCCGTGGGATGAAGCTGTTCTCGCGCGATGAGCGGGACCGGGTAGCTGGCAATGTGCTGCGTCTATACGAGACGGGAGAAGCGCTCTATCTGCTGCGGGATACGCTGCGCTATGTGTTCCCGCAGTCTACGCTATATGCGCACTGTGAGGAACGGGACGAGCTGCTGCTCTATATCGGGCGTGAAAATAATGAGCGGACACGCGCGAAGGCTGGAGTGATCATGGATCTGTTCCTGCCGGAGCATTTTCGGACAGAGCTGTATTGGGAGGCGCATTTTGGCATTGTTGATGTGGAGGAGACGATGAGGATGGATGCCATCGCGCTGTACTAG
- a CDS encoding molecular chaperone — MKGYTYRLYKQPGHTHSEAGDGGARYTETELQELTTFQLQQICRKEKLVAGLAHTLDREGLVRTILRYRNAEERRLIRTECEGGLERVQQTLLAYLNSPLPERAALSGPAMLVLWNGLKVSKRDGYHIGGGSLLGETNVLLVSEEMELCGIFNLVKEHEDSAANGESRYVLEAEGRSWRMTSNRHYSLLFFRKADSDYLYRAYYEARPQPPANLHYYKLPLAGLEIRELEKTEAVLAIDLGTSGTTAGAYLSHDYVAVPSRLDRLNGRIQLDAINYVRFPDSAARLEAWSELLPTVVSAEDCSGEGEPRLSFGHEALRALRRNSYGGQATVLRGMKRWVNQPDKEEELTDVNGQTMRVKRHDIMRAYLKYVIEVAEHQFKCRFQRLHLTSPVKLKTQYLALFSSLLPGYDIEQEHALDEGLAVLYNTIAAQIGRGSFRDGEEYQALVIDCGGGTTDLSSCRFTIEDDRIAYKLHIHATYENGDTNFGGNNITYRIMQYMKLAFAAYYSGQGSKPDMDRLLDAQGTDVYRMVDEHGAQAVYARFEAAYAEAERQIPTRYADYVNRTRDEYMRVRSNFYFLWEMAERMKEQFYQRTGMIRSRFHEKELQEDDLHVTAVSRWLLSVVEDGRFCDAHHYPDVVFNIREINRLIQADIYDIVRKFLEEFYRDGRLQQYSIIKLTGQSCRIDAFREALKEFVPGRSIEFRQQQEAGRVPDLKLACLRGAIRYLADRKAGVVEATITGGAPVIPYSVAAYTHSGQEQVLISSLGRMNQARGTISRPSGVGEIELFLSGSEGGVRRKYVYRSNPRLYKQALYEDIAAEYGQRIPQGETDAIANGEVKLFVYAGDNRWGFEAVPVLRQQEQLYVGPRQFFAFESEQSELDFFDGLK, encoded by the coding sequence ATGAAAGGATATACGTACCGGCTGTACAAGCAGCCGGGGCATACGCATTCGGAAGCGGGAGATGGGGGAGCACGCTACACAGAGACGGAGCTGCAGGAGCTGACCACCTTCCAGTTGCAGCAGATTTGCCGCAAAGAGAAGCTCGTGGCAGGTCTGGCGCACACGCTGGATCGTGAGGGGCTGGTGCGGACTATTCTGAGATACCGCAATGCCGAGGAACGGCGGTTGATCCGCACGGAGTGCGAGGGTGGCCTGGAGCGGGTGCAGCAGACGCTGCTTGCTTATCTGAATTCTCCGCTGCCGGAACGGGCCGCACTGAGCGGACCGGCGATGCTGGTGCTGTGGAACGGGCTGAAGGTCAGCAAGCGCGACGGCTACCACATCGGCGGCGGCTCGTTGCTGGGAGAGACGAATGTGCTGCTGGTGAGCGAGGAGATGGAGCTGTGCGGCATCTTCAATCTGGTGAAGGAGCATGAAGACTCAGCCGCAAACGGAGAGTCGCGCTATGTTCTTGAGGCGGAGGGTCGCTCTTGGCGAATGACCTCCAATCGCCATTACAGCCTGCTCTTTTTCCGCAAGGCGGATTCGGATTATCTGTACCGGGCTTATTATGAGGCCCGGCCGCAGCCGCCTGCGAATCTTCATTATTATAAGCTGCCGCTTGCAGGGCTGGAGATTCGCGAGCTGGAGAAAACGGAGGCTGTGCTGGCGATCGATTTAGGTACATCGGGCACGACGGCCGGGGCGTATTTGAGCCATGATTATGTCGCGGTGCCTTCGCGGCTGGACAGGTTGAACGGCAGAATTCAACTGGATGCCATTAATTATGTTCGTTTCCCGGACAGTGCGGCCCGGCTGGAGGCCTGGAGCGAGCTGTTGCCGACCGTAGTTAGCGCAGAGGATTGCTCGGGTGAGGGCGAGCCGCGTCTCTCGTTTGGCCATGAGGCGCTGCGGGCGCTGCGACGCAACAGCTACGGCGGTCAGGCGACGGTGCTTCGGGGGATGAAGCGCTGGGTCAATCAGCCGGATAAGGAGGAGGAGCTGACGGACGTCAATGGGCAGACCATGCGTGTGAAGCGCCACGATATTATGCGCGCGTATCTCAAGTACGTAATCGAGGTGGCTGAGCATCAGTTCAAGTGTCGCTTCCAGCGGCTGCATCTGACGAGTCCAGTCAAGCTGAAGACACAATATCTGGCATTGTTCTCCTCCCTGCTGCCAGGCTATGACATCGAGCAGGAGCATGCGCTTGATGAAGGGCTAGCGGTGCTCTATAACACGATCGCCGCACAGATCGGACGCGGCAGCTTCCGTGATGGAGAGGAATATCAGGCGCTGGTGATCGACTGCGGCGGTGGAACGACCGATCTGTCGTCGTGCCGATTCACGATCGAGGATGACCGGATCGCCTACAAGCTCCATATTCATGCGACGTATGAGAATGGCGATACGAACTTTGGCGGTAATAACATTACGTATCGGATTATGCAATATATGAAGCTGGCATTTGCCGCCTATTATAGCGGGCAAGGGAGCAAGCCGGATATGGATCGTCTGCTTGATGCGCAAGGAACGGATGTGTACCGGATGGTGGATGAGCATGGAGCCCAGGCGGTCTATGCGCGCTTCGAGGCGGCGTATGCCGAGGCGGAGCGCCAGATTCCTACGCGCTATGCCGATTATGTGAATCGGACACGAGATGAGTATATGCGGGTGCGGAGCAATTTTTATTTTCTGTGGGAGATGGCAGAGCGGATGAAGGAGCAGTTCTACCAGCGAACAGGCATGATTCGCAGCCGCTTCCATGAGAAGGAGCTGCAGGAGGATGATCTGCATGTAACGGCGGTTAGCCGATGGCTGCTGTCTGTGGTAGAGGACGGCAGGTTCTGCGATGCGCATCATTACCCGGATGTGGTGTTCAATATTCGGGAGATCAATCGATTGATTCAAGCGGATATTTACGATATTGTCCGCAAATTTCTCGAGGAATTCTATCGCGACGGGCGGCTGCAGCAGTATTCGATCATCAAGCTGACAGGGCAATCCTGCCGGATCGATGCCTTTCGCGAGGCGCTCAAGGAGTTTGTGCCGGGTCGCAGCATTGAATTTCGGCAGCAGCAGGAGGCGGGGCGAGTGCCGGACCTGAAGCTGGCCTGCCTGCGCGGAGCGATCCGTTATCTGGCCGACCGCAAGGCAGGTGTGGTCGAGGCGACGATAACCGGCGGTGCGCCGGTCATCCCGTATTCGGTTGCCGCGTACACACATAGCGGCCAGGAGCAGGTGCTGATCAGCAGCCTTGGGCGCATGAACCAGGCGCGGGGAACGATCTCGCGGCCGTCCGGCGTCGGGGAGATCGAGCTGTTTCTCAGCGGCAGTGAGGGTGGCGTGCGGCGTAAATATGTATACCGGAGCAACCCGAGGCTGTACAAGCAGGCGTTGTATGAGGACATCGCAGCCGAATACGGGCAGCGAATTCCCCAAGGGGAGACGGACGCGATTGCCAACGGCGAGGTGAAGCTGTTCGTGTATGCAGGCGACAACCGCTGGGGCTTCGAGGCCGTACCTGTGCTGCGGCAGCAGGAGCAGCTTTATGTGGGTCCGCGACAGTTTTTCGCGTTTGAGAGCGAGCAGTCGGAGCTGGATTTTTTTGACGGGCTGAAATGA
- a CDS encoding DNA and RNA helicase: MFTDYYPHFEKGRVLKSEMLSKLRDYPRHLIQLHYQHYSDGIIAGTEVLVREHTLVVRPGIIKQGETIYVLEQEMQLPYVSTGQETLLKLRVLGASRQHDYTLSRTELVLDTEPVRAGSELELARFKLKAGARLRTEYRGFFDMMTEYNTVQLIGAVYAGRGEPTLHPAITGGYASELLASGTSDPWDIAFGLQCLNSGVVERTVIMAYVAAKLGEEPSQLRRWGNWPLVEALRRILELAGKTEGQPRHAARHGGAPRVMIVE, translated from the coding sequence ATGTTTACAGATTATTATCCTCACTTTGAGAAAGGACGAGTACTGAAAAGCGAGATGCTGAGCAAGCTTCGCGACTATCCCCGCCATCTAATTCAGCTTCATTATCAGCATTATTCAGATGGCATTATTGCTGGGACGGAGGTGCTGGTGCGGGAGCACACGCTGGTGGTCAGGCCAGGCATAATCAAGCAAGGGGAAACGATCTATGTGCTGGAGCAGGAGATGCAGCTCCCCTATGTTTCGACAGGGCAGGAGACGCTGCTGAAGCTTCGTGTGCTCGGCGCGAGCCGTCAGCATGATTATACGCTGTCCCGTACTGAGCTGGTGCTGGATACGGAGCCGGTGCGAGCAGGCAGCGAGCTGGAGCTGGCGCGCTTCAAGCTCAAGGCGGGAGCTAGATTGCGGACAGAGTATCGCGGCTTCTTCGATATGATGACCGAATATAATACCGTTCAGTTGATCGGCGCCGTCTATGCCGGACGAGGAGAGCCGACACTGCATCCGGCGATTACCGGAGGCTATGCAAGCGAGCTGCTTGCCAGCGGCACGAGCGATCCGTGGGACATTGCCTTCGGCTTGCAATGCTTGAACAGCGGGGTAGTCGAGCGGACTGTCATTATGGCTTATGTGGCAGCGAAGCTTGGAGAGGAGCCGTCGCAGCTTCGCAGATGGGGGAATTGGCCGCTGGTTGAAGCGCTCAGACGCATACTCGAGCTTGCAGGCAAGACGGAGGGGCAGCCACGCCATGCGGCTCGGCATGGAGGCGCGCCGCGAGTCATGATCGTGGAGTGA
- a CDS encoding contractile injection system protein, VgrG/Pvc8 family has protein sequence MSTGYHNLQVTPFDSLELHELYLSKMINEHTRMICTGIIPEEQKDEVVDRIERDTVIEVRQTDEEGVSRLLFSGLALSVEVSAQGGVYMLEVDAISSTYLLDRKRKSRSFQQAKLTIPELLRQIGQDYPGLDAMDEGTGGAKLGRFTLQYEETDWEFLRRLASRFRTSLVPAAQFDKPKFYFGIYEQETGIKLQPGTYTMRKRLAPYHYFTENDTISVHEHDFTVMELQTQEVLELGGSLVLQGRRFYVYEAHTSMQHGLLTHQYLLCPHKGLRKKRLYNERLIGASLPGTVIAVGADKVKVHLDIDEAQEANKAHWFPYTTAYGAGGNTGWYVMPEIGDRVAVYFPGKEEAEAVAGAAVRGNRQASASNKLGNPQVKLLRTPSGKEIRLGPDELVISGKEGEIYIRLSEKEGISLTSSKQLSLRANGALTLKAKTISLSADKELQIDCKGSTLNMAGLTSLVGSEVKSN, from the coding sequence ATGAGTACGGGCTATCATAATTTGCAGGTGACGCCGTTTGATTCGCTGGAGCTGCATGAGCTGTATCTGTCGAAAATGATTAATGAGCATACGCGTATGATCTGTACGGGCATCATCCCGGAGGAGCAGAAGGATGAGGTTGTGGATCGGATCGAGCGGGATACCGTTATCGAGGTGCGTCAGACCGATGAGGAGGGCGTGAGCAGACTGCTGTTCAGCGGGCTGGCGCTATCGGTCGAGGTGAGCGCACAGGGCGGCGTCTATATGCTGGAGGTGGATGCAATCTCTTCTACGTATCTGCTGGATCGGAAGCGGAAAAGCCGTTCCTTCCAACAGGCGAAGCTGACCATCCCCGAGCTGCTGCGGCAGATCGGTCAGGACTATCCGGGGCTGGATGCGATGGATGAAGGCACCGGAGGCGCGAAGCTGGGACGGTTCACCCTGCAATATGAGGAGACGGACTGGGAGTTTCTGCGGCGGCTGGCCTCGCGTTTTCGGACGAGTCTCGTTCCGGCTGCTCAATTCGACAAGCCGAAGTTCTATTTTGGCATCTATGAGCAGGAGACCGGGATCAAGCTGCAGCCAGGCACATATACGATGCGCAAACGGCTGGCGCCTTATCATTATTTTACAGAAAATGATACGATCTCCGTTCATGAGCATGACTTCACCGTAATGGAGCTGCAAACACAGGAGGTGCTGGAGCTGGGGGGGAGCCTGGTGCTTCAAGGGCGGCGGTTCTATGTATATGAAGCGCATACGTCGATGCAGCACGGCTTGCTGACGCATCAATACTTGCTTTGTCCGCATAAGGGGCTAAGGAAAAAGAGGCTCTACAACGAGCGGCTGATCGGCGCTTCACTGCCGGGCACCGTTATCGCGGTCGGAGCGGATAAGGTGAAGGTGCATCTGGATATTGATGAGGCGCAGGAGGCGAATAAGGCGCACTGGTTCCCGTACACAACGGCCTATGGAGCGGGCGGAAATACCGGATGGTATGTCATGCCGGAGATCGGGGATCGTGTCGCAGTCTATTTTCCAGGGAAGGAAGAAGCGGAGGCTGTTGCGGGTGCAGCGGTTCGGGGCAACAGGCAGGCCAGCGCAAGCAATAAGCTGGGGAACCCGCAGGTGAAGCTGCTAAGAACGCCGTCGGGCAAGGAGATCCGACTGGGGCCGGATGAACTGGTCATTAGCGGCAAGGAGGGCGAAATCTATATCAGGCTGTCGGAGAAGGAGGGAATCTCCCTTACCAGCAGCAAGCAATTAAGCCTGCGGGCGAATGGAGCGTTAACGCTGAAGGCGAAGACGATCTCCCTCTCGGCGGACAAGGAGCTGCAGATTGATTGCAAGGGCAGCACGCTCAATATGGCAGGTCTGACGAGTCTGGTCGGCAGCGAGGTCAAGTCGAACTAG